From the Amycolatopsis thermoflava N1165 genome, one window contains:
- a CDS encoding ATP-dependent helicase yields the protein MTDVLDLFSPATRAWFAGAFAAPTEAQAGAWRAAQAGEHALVVAPTGSGKTLAAFLWALDRLAAGPPAADAQRRCRVLYVSPLKALAVDVQRNLRAPLAGIRQASHRLGQTPPEITVGMRTGDTSAAERRTFLKTPPDILVTTPESLFLILTSSARESLRGVETVILDEVHAVAGGKRGAHLALSLERLDALLPKPAQRIGLSATVRPIDEVGSFLTGGRPVRVVQPKTAKTIEVRVEVPVEDMANLDAPAPSPLERLDAMLPDDSPPDEPAAVRRPSIWPSVEQRVLELIRQHRSTIVFANSRRLAERMTARLNELAAEQTELAADQRFPAEAIGESGLTTGAAATVAKAHHGSMSREQRTRVEEELKSGLLPCVVATSSLELGIDMGAVDLVVQIEAPPTVASGLQRVGRAGHHVGAVSTGVMFPKFRGDLVSCAVVSERMTAGAIEAVRYPRNPLDVLAQHIVSMVALEPWSVEDLAATVRRAAPFTALPDDALLAVLDMLAGRYPSEEFGELRPRITWDRVSGELRGRPGSQRLAVTSGGTIPDRGLFTVMTPGSDGSPGSRVGELDEEMVYESRVGDTILLGTSSWRITDITHDRVIVVPAPGEPARMPFWKGDAPGRPLELGRALGAFVRELSSSDDEKARERARQAGLDELACDNLLTYLTEQKAATRHVPNDRTILLERFRDELGDWRVVLHSPFGAQVNAPWALAIAARLREQRGVDAQVMHSDDGIVLRLPEALDSDGAEVTIGTDDVLVDPEEVEQVIVAEVGSSALFAARFRECAARSLLLPRRDPRRRTPLWQQRQRASQLLSVAAKYERFPVVLEAMRECLQDVYDVGGLRELMADVRARRVKVAEVETPSPSPFARSLMFGYVGMFLYETDAPLAERRAAALSLDSTLLAELLGTEAIRELLDAEVVDEVERSLQRLEPDRHARNAEETADLLRFLGDLSDEEAVARGVRREWLDELVAQRRVIRVRIAGADRNLSIEDAGRVRDALGVALPIGVPEAFTEPVADPLGDLLARYARSRGPFSAHQAAERFGLGPAVVTGVLDRLTAEGRLVRGELRPVGHPETHGAGTEYCDAAVLRRLRRASLARLRAEVEPVEPAALGRFLPSWHGIGARMRAAPSVDDVLSVVEQLAGAPLPASALESLILPSRLPGYYPALMDELMTAGEVVWCGAGALAGGDGWVSLAPADVADLLLPEADEEPPTSPLHEAILAALDGGALFFRQLVDRVTPLLDSAPNDADVVGALWDLVWAGTVTGDTLAPLRALVSGKGAAHKPRQATPRSRYGRMRAGRPAMPSRTGPPTVAGRWALTPVRESDPTRRTHARTEAFLERHGVLTRGALETERVTGGFSGIYKVLRAMEDSGQVIRGYVVEGLGAAQFAARGAVDRLRALSDPSGTRRPDAMADAVVLAATDPAQPYGAALSWPAALGDTKHRPARKAGALVVLVNGVPALYVERGGRSLLSFTEDEPTLKAAAHALSRAVREGWLGQLAVQRADGEQALTSALADVLRDAGFRATPKGLRLRA from the coding sequence GTGACCGACGTGCTCGACCTGTTCTCGCCCGCCACCCGCGCCTGGTTCGCGGGTGCCTTCGCCGCGCCCACCGAGGCGCAGGCGGGGGCGTGGCGCGCCGCGCAGGCGGGTGAGCACGCGCTGGTCGTGGCTCCGACCGGCTCGGGCAAGACGCTGGCGGCGTTCCTGTGGGCGCTGGACCGGCTGGCCGCCGGGCCACCTGCCGCGGACGCACAGCGCCGCTGCCGGGTGCTCTACGTCTCGCCGCTGAAGGCACTGGCGGTCGACGTGCAGCGCAACCTGCGGGCGCCGCTGGCGGGCATCCGGCAGGCCAGTCACCGGCTCGGGCAGACGCCGCCGGAGATCACGGTGGGCATGCGCACCGGCGACACGTCCGCCGCCGAGCGCCGCACGTTCCTCAAGACCCCGCCGGACATCCTGGTCACCACACCGGAGTCGCTGTTCCTGATCCTCACCTCGTCGGCGCGCGAGTCGTTGCGCGGCGTCGAGACGGTGATCCTGGACGAGGTGCACGCGGTGGCAGGCGGCAAGCGCGGCGCGCACCTGGCGCTGTCGCTGGAGCGGCTGGACGCGCTGCTGCCGAAGCCGGCGCAGCGCATCGGCCTGTCCGCGACCGTGCGCCCGATCGACGAGGTCGGCTCGTTCCTCACCGGCGGCCGCCCGGTGCGGGTGGTGCAGCCGAAGACGGCGAAGACCATCGAGGTGCGGGTCGAGGTCCCGGTCGAGGACATGGCGAACCTGGACGCGCCCGCGCCGAGCCCGCTGGAGCGGCTGGACGCGATGCTGCCGGACGACAGCCCGCCGGACGAGCCGGCCGCGGTGCGCAGGCCGTCGATCTGGCCGTCGGTGGAGCAGCGGGTGCTGGAGCTGATCCGGCAGCACCGGTCGACCATCGTGTTCGCGAACTCGCGGCGGCTGGCCGAGCGGATGACGGCGCGGCTCAACGAGCTGGCCGCCGAGCAGACGGAGCTGGCTGCCGACCAGCGGTTCCCCGCCGAGGCGATCGGCGAGTCCGGGCTCACCACGGGTGCGGCGGCGACGGTCGCGAAGGCCCACCACGGCTCGATGTCACGCGAGCAGCGCACCCGGGTCGAGGAGGAGCTGAAGTCCGGGCTGCTGCCGTGTGTGGTCGCCACGTCGTCGCTGGAGCTGGGCATCGACATGGGCGCGGTCGACCTGGTGGTGCAGATCGAGGCGCCGCCGACGGTCGCGTCCGGGCTGCAGCGCGTCGGCCGCGCCGGGCACCACGTCGGCGCGGTGTCCACCGGCGTGATGTTCCCGAAGTTCCGGGGCGACCTGGTGTCCTGCGCGGTGGTGTCGGAGCGGATGACGGCCGGCGCGATCGAGGCGGTGCGCTATCCGCGCAACCCGTTGGACGTGCTGGCGCAGCACATCGTGTCGATGGTGGCGCTGGAGCCGTGGTCGGTCGAGGACCTCGCGGCGACGGTGCGGCGGGCCGCGCCGTTCACCGCGCTGCCGGACGACGCGCTGCTGGCGGTGCTGGACATGCTGGCCGGGCGCTACCCGAGCGAGGAGTTCGGCGAGCTGCGCCCGCGCATCACCTGGGACAGGGTGTCGGGTGAGCTGCGCGGGCGGCCCGGATCGCAGCGGCTCGCGGTCACCTCCGGCGGCACGATCCCCGACCGCGGGCTGTTCACCGTGATGACGCCGGGCAGCGACGGCAGCCCCGGCTCGCGGGTCGGCGAGCTCGACGAGGAGATGGTCTACGAGTCGCGGGTGGGCGACACGATCCTGCTGGGCACGTCGTCCTGGCGGATCACCGACATCACGCACGACCGGGTCATCGTGGTGCCCGCGCCGGGTGAGCCGGCGCGGATGCCGTTCTGGAAGGGCGACGCGCCGGGGCGGCCGCTCGAACTCGGCCGCGCGCTGGGCGCGTTCGTCCGCGAACTGTCCAGTTCGGACGACGAGAAGGCGCGTGAGCGGGCGCGGCAGGCGGGCCTGGACGAGCTGGCGTGCGACAACCTGCTGACCTACCTGACCGAGCAGAAGGCGGCGACGCGGCACGTGCCCAACGACCGCACGATCCTGCTCGAACGCTTCCGCGACGAGCTGGGCGACTGGCGGGTGGTGCTGCACTCGCCGTTCGGCGCACAGGTCAACGCGCCGTGGGCGCTGGCGATCGCGGCGCGGCTGCGGGAGCAGCGCGGGGTGGACGCCCAGGTGATGCACTCCGACGACGGCATCGTGCTGCGCCTGCCGGAAGCGCTGGACAGCGACGGCGCCGAGGTCACGATCGGCACCGACGACGTGCTGGTCGACCCGGAGGAGGTCGAGCAGGTCATCGTCGCCGAGGTCGGCAGTTCGGCCCTGTTCGCCGCACGCTTCCGGGAGTGCGCGGCGCGGTCGTTGCTGCTGCCCCGCCGGGATCCGCGGCGGCGCACCCCGTTGTGGCAGCAGCGCCAGCGGGCTTCGCAACTGCTCTCGGTGGCCGCGAAGTACGAGCGGTTCCCAGTCGTGCTGGAGGCGATGCGCGAATGTCTGCAGGACGTCTACGACGTGGGCGGCCTGCGTGAGCTGATGGCGGACGTGCGGGCGCGGCGCGTGAAGGTCGCCGAGGTGGAGACGCCGTCGCCGTCGCCGTTCGCGCGCAGCCTGATGTTCGGCTACGTCGGGATGTTCCTGTACGAGACGGACGCGCCGCTGGCCGAGCGGCGGGCGGCCGCGCTGTCGCTGGACTCGACGCTGCTGGCGGAGCTGCTGGGCACCGAGGCGATCCGAGAGCTGCTCGACGCCGAGGTGGTCGACGAGGTCGAGCGGTCGTTGCAGCGGCTGGAGCCGGACCGGCACGCGCGCAACGCCGAGGAGACCGCGGACCTGTTGCGGTTCCTGGGTGATCTGTCCGATGAGGAGGCCGTGGCGCGCGGCGTCCGGCGGGAGTGGCTGGACGAGCTGGTCGCGCAGCGGCGGGTCATCCGGGTGCGCATCGCGGGCGCGGACCGCAACCTGTCGATCGAGGACGCGGGCCGGGTGCGGGACGCGCTGGGGGTGGCGCTGCCGATCGGGGTGCCGGAGGCGTTCACCGAGCCGGTGGCCGATCCGCTCGGCGACCTGCTGGCCCGGTACGCGCGGTCCCGCGGGCCGTTCTCGGCGCACCAGGCCGCGGAGCGGTTCGGGCTCGGGCCCGCGGTGGTGACGGGTGTGCTCGACCGGCTCACCGCCGAGGGCCGTCTCGTGCGCGGCGAGCTGCGTCCGGTGGGGCATCCGGAAACCCACGGCGCGGGCACCGAGTACTGCGACGCGGCGGTGCTGCGGCGGTTGCGGCGGGCGTCGCTGGCCCGGCTGCGGGCCGAGGTCGAGCCCGTGGAGCCCGCGGCGCTGGGCCGGTTCCTGCCGTCCTGGCACGGAATCGGGGCGCGGATGCGGGCCGCGCCGAGCGTCGACGACGTGCTGTCGGTGGTCGAGCAGCTGGCGGGGGCGCCGCTGCCGGCGAGCGCGCTGGAGTCGCTGATCCTGCCGAGCCGCCTGCCCGGGTACTACCCGGCGCTGATGGACGAGCTGATGACCGCGGGCGAGGTCGTGTGGTGCGGCGCCGGGGCGCTGGCCGGCGGCGACGGGTGGGTGTCGCTGGCGCCCGCCGACGTGGCCGACCTGCTGCTGCCCGAGGCCGACGAGGAGCCGCCCACCAGCCCGCTGCACGAGGCGATCCTCGCCGCGCTCGACGGCGGCGCGTTGTTCTTCCGCCAGCTCGTCGACCGGGTGACGCCGCTGCTGGACAGCGCGCCCAACGACGCCGACGTGGTGGGCGCGCTGTGGGACCTGGTGTGGGCGGGCACGGTCACCGGCGACACGCTGGCCCCGCTGCGGGCCCTGGTGTCGGGCAAGGGCGCGGCGCACAAACCCCGCCAGGCGACGCCACGCAGCCGGTACGGGCGGATGCGCGCGGGGCGGCCGGCGATGCCGTCGCGCACCGGGCCGCCGACGGTGGCCGGCCGGTGGGCGCTCACGCCGGTCCGCGAATCCGACCCGACGCGGCGCACGCACGCGCGGACGGAAGCGTTCCTGGAGCGGCACGGGGTGCTGACGCGGGGCGCGCTGGAGACCGAGCGGGTCACCGGCGGGTTCTCCGGGATCTACAAGGTGCTGCGGGCGATGGAGGACTCGGGCCAGGTGATCCGCGGCTACGTCGTGGAGGGCCTGGGCGCGGCGCAGTTCGCCGCGCGCGGCGCGGTCGACCGGCTGCGGGCGCTGTCCGATCCGAGCGGCACGCGGCGTCCGGACGCGATGGCCGACGCCGTCGTGCTGGCGGCGACGGACCCGGCCCAGCCGTACGGCGCGGCGCTGTCGTGGCCGGCGGCGCTGGGCGACACCAAGCACCGCCCGGCGCGCAAGGCAGGCGCGCTGGTGGTGCTGGTCAACGGCGTGCCCGCGCTGTACGTCGAACGGGGCGGGCGGTCGCTGCTGTCGTTCACCGAGGACGAGCCGACGCTGAAGGCGGCCGCGCACGCCCTGTCCCGCGCCGTCCGCGAGGGCTGGCTGGGGCAGCTGGCGGTCCAGCGGGCGGACGGCGAGCAGGCCCTGACGTCCGCGCTGGCCGACGTCCTCCGGGACGCCGGGTTCCGCGCCACCCCGAAGGGGCTGCGGCTGCGAGCCTGA